One genomic window of Amphiura filiformis chromosome 3, Afil_fr2py, whole genome shotgun sequence includes the following:
- the LOC140147980 gene encoding uncharacterized protein isoform X2, whose protein sequence is MNAHWQRYDAQREEYVQKLTRTNQELQDKAEDLQKLVDELLDKCERSSENMHHHDHYASSSPEVSSTSPEPSSISSSRLSRKKTDADDELVMLREQINLCVEDFKQERNDRERIHSENQRLRERLAQTEQIVMKNDEQMFVYQEQIKRLQERCQLRPVPRLIPRHGYDEPCCFPEDRPQIQKMSPNNTRQTFRHPVYFGDDLTDLPSDVEIDGMPDEPEDEPDCLIPPTKGAEALIPTIEGAHLSRYHGNKKEDGVIRDDDGDDDDDDEPLQCPRCLASFSITKHADLLDHINICME, encoded by the exons ATGAACGCTCACTGGCAGAGGTACGATGCACAGAGGGAGGAATACGTCCAGAAATTAACAAGAACAAATCAAGAACTACAAGACAAAGCCGAAGATCTGCAAAAACTGGTTGACGAATTATTGGACAAGTGTGAAAGGTCATCTGAGAACatgcatcatcatgatcattacgCGTCATCATCGCCAGAAGTTTCATCCACATCACCAGAACCCTCATCAATATCGTCATCAAGGTTGTCCAGAAAGAAGACTGATGCAGATGATGAACTAGTAATGCTGCGGGAACAGATAAATTTGTGCGTTGAAGATTTTAAACAGGAGAGGAACGACCGCGAAAGAATACACTCCGAGAATCAGAGGTTGCGGGAAAGACTAGCGCAAACTGAACAAATTGTCATGAAAAATGATGAACAA ATGTTTGTGTATCAGGAACAGATCAAGAGACTCCAAGAACGATGTCAGCTCCGTCCAGTACCAAGATTAATACCTAGACACGGATATGATGAGCCATGTTGCTTTCCTGAAGATAGACCACAGATACAGAAAATG AGTCCAAATAACACCCGCCAAACGTTTCGTCATCCCGTCTATTTTGGCGATGACCTCACTGATCTTCCAAGTGATGTTGAGATTGATGGTATGCCAGATGAGCCTGAAGATGAGCCTGATTGTCTGATACCACCAACCAAAGGCGCAGAAGCTTTGATACCAACTATAGAAGGAGCACACCTGTCTCGTTACCATGGAAACAAGAAAGAGGATGGAGTAATTagagatgatgatggtgatgatgatgatgatgatgagcccCTTCAGTGTCCAAGATGCTTAGCATCTTTTAGTATTACTAAACATGCTGATTTACTCGATCATATCAATATTTGTATGGAGTAG
- the LOC140147980 gene encoding uncharacterized protein isoform X1 gives MLFSTSICRIYFLLAFLLMTELRMMCPTYGAHEMTSGCKPPLTSGSTLSHEEQLRISNSQFDQLERENARVVTQLKEVIKMNAHWQRYDAQREEYVQKLTRTNQELQDKAEDLQKLVDELLDKCERSSENMHHHDHYASSSPEVSSTSPEPSSISSSRLSRKKTDADDELVMLREQINLCVEDFKQERNDRERIHSENQRLRERLAQTEQIVMKNDEQMFVYQEQIKRLQERCQLRPVPRLIPRHGYDEPCCFPEDRPQIQKMSPNNTRQTFRHPVYFGDDLTDLPSDVEIDGMPDEPEDEPDCLIPPTKGAEALIPTIEGAHLSRYHGNKKEDGVIRDDDGDDDDDDEPLQCPRCLASFSITKHADLLDHINICME, from the exons ATGCTATTTTCTACATCTATCTgcagaatttattttttattagcttTTTTGTTGATGACGGAGTTAAGAATGATGTGCCCAACATATGGAGCTCATGAAATG acATCTGGATGCAAGCCACCGCTCACATCAGGATCAACTCTGAGTCACGAGGAACAACTTCGTATCAGTAACTCCCAATTCGATCAACTCGAAAGAGAAAATGCAAGAGTTGTTACACAACTAAAAGAAGTGATCAAAATGAACGCTCACTGGCAGAGGTACGATGCACAGAGGGAGGAATACGTCCAGAAATTAACAAGAACAAATCAAGAACTACAAGACAAAGCCGAAGATCTGCAAAAACTGGTTGACGAATTATTGGACAAGTGTGAAAGGTCATCTGAGAACatgcatcatcatgatcattacgCGTCATCATCGCCAGAAGTTTCATCCACATCACCAGAACCCTCATCAATATCGTCATCAAGGTTGTCCAGAAAGAAGACTGATGCAGATGATGAACTAGTAATGCTGCGGGAACAGATAAATTTGTGCGTTGAAGATTTTAAACAGGAGAGGAACGACCGCGAAAGAATACACTCCGAGAATCAGAGGTTGCGGGAAAGACTAGCGCAAACTGAACAAATTGTCATGAAAAATGATGAACAA ATGTTTGTGTATCAGGAACAGATCAAGAGACTCCAAGAACGATGTCAGCTCCGTCCAGTACCAAGATTAATACCTAGACACGGATATGATGAGCCATGTTGCTTTCCTGAAGATAGACCACAGATACAGAAAATG AGTCCAAATAACACCCGCCAAACGTTTCGTCATCCCGTCTATTTTGGCGATGACCTCACTGATCTTCCAAGTGATGTTGAGATTGATGGTATGCCAGATGAGCCTGAAGATGAGCCTGATTGTCTGATACCACCAACCAAAGGCGCAGAAGCTTTGATACCAACTATAGAAGGAGCACACCTGTCTCGTTACCATGGAAACAAGAAAGAGGATGGAGTAATTagagatgatgatggtgatgatgatgatgatgatgagcccCTTCAGTGTCCAAGATGCTTAGCATCTTTTAGTATTACTAAACATGCTGATTTACTCGATCATATCAATATTTGTATGGAGTAG